From Mannheimia pernigra, one genomic window encodes:
- a CDS encoding YggT family protein, with translation MEFLAPVISLIVGFLSFILVLRTWLQFCRVDPRLPISQTLLKMTEPFVFPVGKLIPTVRNICFPALFIAATLVALQFILFGVDVPRAVLIGLLSLVKTFGQILFFTTLIRALMSWVTQGNHPLDYTIAQITEPVLGIIRKFLPRTGVLDFSVMILGFGLLLLNSLFYQIFGGLWAAA, from the coding sequence ATGGAATTTTTAGCCCCTGTTATTTCGTTAATTGTTGGTTTCCTTAGTTTTATTTTAGTCTTAAGAACTTGGCTACAATTTTGCCGAGTTGATCCACGTTTGCCTATTTCGCAAACCTTACTTAAAATGACGGAGCCTTTCGTTTTTCCCGTTGGAAAGCTTATTCCAACGGTCAGAAATATCTGCTTTCCTGCGCTTTTCATTGCGGCAACTTTAGTTGCCTTGCAGTTTATTTTATTTGGTGTTGATGTGCCGAGAGCTGTTTTAATTGGATTATTAAGTTTAGTGAAAACCTTTGGACAAATTCTCTTTTTCACGACTTTAATCCGAGCATTAATGAGTTGGGTAACCCAGGGAAATCATCCGCTAGATTATACAATTGCCCAAATTACCGAACCTGTTTTAGGCATTATTCGTAAATTTTTACCAAGAACAGGTGTGTTAGATTTCTCTGTAATGATTTTAGGTTTCGGATTATTACTGTTAAACAGTTTGTTCTATCAAATTTTTGGCGGGCTATGGGCTGCAGCTTAA
- the trmB gene encoding tRNA (guanosine(46)-N7)-methyltransferase TrmB, with protein MEQQTFADKKRKTVEQAEFTEDGRYLRKVRSFVLRTGRLSDYQRDMMNNNWANLGLDYQPTPFDFEQIFGNNNPVVLEIGFGMGKSLVEMAAQNPLRNYIGIEVHTPGVGACIAYALEKGIKNLRVICHDATEILRDSIADGSLGGLQLYFPDPWQKAKHHKRRIVQPEFITKVIQKLGPNGFIHFATDWENYAEHMLEVLRQFDDKLQNTSATNDFIPRPDFRPLTKFEERGHKLGHSVWDLYFIKKE; from the coding sequence ATGGAACAACAAACCTTTGCAGATAAAAAACGTAAAACAGTGGAACAGGCTGAGTTTACCGAAGATGGTCGTTATTTAAGAAAAGTGCGTAGTTTTGTGTTACGTACAGGTCGTTTAAGCGATTATCAGCGTGATATGATGAATAATAATTGGGCTAATTTAGGGCTAGATTATCAACCAACGCCTTTTGATTTTGAGCAGATTTTTGGTAATAATAATCCTGTTGTGCTAGAAATTGGTTTTGGTATGGGCAAATCGCTTGTGGAAATGGCAGCACAAAATCCGTTGCGAAACTATATTGGGATTGAAGTTCACACACCAGGTGTTGGTGCTTGTATTGCTTACGCTTTAGAAAAAGGAATAAAAAATTTAAGGGTGATTTGCCACGATGCAACTGAAATTCTACGAGATAGTATCGCAGATGGCTCATTGGGTGGTCTACAGCTCTATTTTCCAGACCCTTGGCAGAAGGCAAAACACCACAAGCGTCGTATTGTTCAGCCTGAGTTTATCACAAAAGTTATTCAGAAATTGGGCCCGAATGGCTTTATTCATTTTGCAACAGATTGGGAAAATTACGCTGAGCATATGCTTGAGGTATTACGCCAATTTGACGATAAATTGCAAAATACATCAGCAACGAATGATTTTATACCACGTCCAGATTTCCGTCCTTTAACTAAGTTTGAAGAGCGAGGACACAAGCTTGGTCATAGTGTATGGGATCTATATTTTATTAAAAAAGAGTGA
- a CDS encoding YggL family protein → MAVQRNARQRKKMHLGEYQELGFLIKFSFAESTGIDQIDETVDRFIDEVIRPNGLALEANGYLNWEGLICLEKLGKCDESHRQLVKTWLENNGLQNVQVSELFDIWWDYPAQA, encoded by the coding sequence ATGGCAGTTCAGCGTAATGCACGTCAGCGTAAAAAAATGCACTTGGGCGAATACCAAGAGCTAGGTTTTTTAATTAAATTCAGCTTTGCTGAAAGCACAGGTATTGATCAAATTGATGAAACTGTTGATCGTTTCATTGATGAGGTGATTAGACCAAACGGCCTAGCGTTAGAAGCAAACGGCTACTTAAATTGGGAAGGTTTAATCTGCTTAGAAAAATTAGGCAAATGTGATGAATCTCACCGCCAATTAGTTAAAACTTGGTTAGAAAACAACGGCTTACAAAATGTTCAAGTAAGCGAGTTATTTGATATCTGGTGGGATTACCCAGCACAAGCTTAA
- a CDS encoding S6 family peptidase, which yields MKTKTFTRSYLASFVTIVLSLPAVASVVRNDVDYQYFRDFAENKGPFSVGSMNIDIKDNNGQLVGTMLHNLPMVDFSAMVRGGYSTLIAPQYLVSVAHNTGYKNVQFGAAGYNPDSHHYTYKIVDRNDYEKVQGGLHPDYHTPRLNKLVTEVVPAAVTNAGTSIKPYLNEERFPMFLRAGSGTQALRGKESNKTTGIAGAYEYLTGGTTLQLSKSSPDHWLDYSSNLYQVSYGPLSTYGLPGDSGSGSYAYDMNEKRWVLVGVLNFYNGMDNQFNRSAIIRKDFHEKKFAEDIAGTINNTVQNAQFNWTAQGKSSSLSQSNNVQKLNVDLKDSSIANQNTSLPQENHGKTINFNGKDATIVLKQDIDQGAGALNLNANLTIRPETDQTWQGAGIIVGKDKKVNWQVKNPQGDRLSKLGEGTLYVNGRGQNLGDISVGDGIVILNQQADHQGRKQAFNTVGIVSGRPTVVLGSADQVNPDNIYFGFRGGRLDLNGNSIAFKRIQNSDKHARIVNHNRDHISTLIIQGQDPLTSNDLIWGKWASNSPADIYEYTNPYQNKRKDYFRLKGNSRVYYPTNATSNDHWEFLSSNREQAIQKILDAKNLRQRYDTFNGFIGEDASNKTNGILNVVFDTKTEVNTEQDKLKNIYTMSGGFNLNGELTVKGGTLLLSGHPTPHAYDIKNKHDVVRENDWQDSHFTAKNITVNKMAQLYIGRNVNEVNSHFTATDKAKLNLGFINRSTPSCYDSEYTGTTHCEVQAVISDNIFANLATTAIKGNVKLQNHSQLNLGKANLTGSVQADQTTHITLANHSHWLNNGTSQIGHLTMEKGSILSLNDKFATTEIPVRFNKMIIQGNLKGNGRINYTANLAKGESDHLQVDGIAEGNFVLAVRNSTAEANPKSSLNLLSLKNSNQEGNKVSISLENNYVDLGTYRYVLENRNHNYHLFNPLIPNSTSKEMNATSVSSIPKKESVTNVPTLDKKETEQNLTQLQKDFSAHQLENQKAKQSMINAQSELKRLNSQLNVLQKYVNSRRLGYYTQQAVLEQIGIIQNKIKQTQTIFNDANATVKLTDQKLEEAKLALGSVNDLVLIKASAPAMQATNQDTSMMNIIQADWISQYANTALSELSAQANSALQISNSLDRQLFKQSDKFNVWSSVEHQKTEHKSDLYRPYKQQTNLTQLGIQMPIDNGLMFGVALSKNHANAEFNEGVNGKSNLLMASLYGKWQSQQGTFISLDGSYGKAKNQLYLFGENHFTRRISSIGANIGHQFDLAGVQIQPTIGARYYHFSGQDYTLGGAKISSPNTHFMTYQAGLKASKTFSLDDWKVEPSITTHYVDASNKRLAVNVNNNNINQRFGRYLKTEAGIRFEHNEWQFDLHTGFINGNEIKKQRFSGVKLGYSW from the coding sequence ATGAAGACCAAAACATTTACTCGTTCTTATCTTGCTTCTTTTGTAACAATCGTATTAAGTTTACCTGCTGTAGCATCTGTTGTACGTAATGATGTGGACTATCAATACTTCCGCGATTTTGCCGAAAATAAAGGACCATTTTCAGTTGGTTCAATGAATATTGATATTAAAGACAACAATGGACAACTTGTAGGCACGATGCTTCATAATTTACCAATGGTTGATTTTAGTGCTATGGTAAGAGGTGGATATTCTACTTTAATTGCACCACAATATTTAGTTAGTGTTGCACATAATACTGGATATAAAAATGTTCAATTTGGCGCTGCAGGTTATAACCCTGATTCACATCACTATACTTATAAAATTGTTGACCGCAATGATTATGAAAAGGTTCAAGGAGGGTTGCACCCAGACTATCATACTCCTCGATTAAATAAATTAGTAACAGAAGTTGTGCCTGCCGCAGTTACCAATGCAGGTACATCTATTAAACCCTACTTAAATGAAGAACGCTTCCCTATGTTTCTTCGTGCTGGTTCAGGGACACAAGCGCTAAGAGGAAAAGAAAGTAATAAAACAACTGGAATCGCTGGTGCTTATGAATACCTTACAGGCGGTACCACATTACAATTATCTAAAAGCTCCCCTGATCACTGGTTAGATTATTCAAGTAACCTTTATCAAGTAAGCTATGGACCACTTTCAACCTATGGATTACCTGGTGATAGTGGTTCAGGTTCTTACGCCTATGATATGAACGAAAAACGATGGGTATTAGTGGGTGTGCTCAATTTCTATAATGGTATGGATAATCAATTCAACCGCTCTGCGATTATCCGTAAAGATTTCCACGAGAAAAAATTTGCCGAAGATATTGCAGGAACAATCAATAATACCGTACAAAATGCACAATTCAATTGGACTGCTCAAGGTAAATCCAGCTCTCTTAGTCAATCAAATAATGTGCAAAAACTCAACGTTGATCTAAAAGATAGTAGCATTGCAAACCAAAACACTTCTCTGCCACAAGAAAATCACGGTAAAACCATTAATTTTAATGGTAAAGATGCAACTATTGTACTAAAACAGGATATTGACCAAGGTGCAGGTGCATTAAATCTGAACGCTAATCTCACTATTCGTCCTGAAACAGACCAAACTTGGCAAGGTGCAGGTATTATCGTCGGTAAAGATAAAAAAGTGAATTGGCAAGTAAAAAATCCACAAGGCGATCGTTTATCTAAACTCGGGGAAGGAACACTCTATGTAAATGGACGTGGACAGAATCTTGGCGATATCAGTGTAGGTGATGGTATTGTAATACTTAACCAGCAAGCCGATCACCAAGGAAGAAAACAGGCCTTTAATACAGTAGGAATCGTAAGTGGTCGCCCCACTGTTGTGCTAGGTAGTGCAGATCAAGTTAATCCCGATAATATTTACTTTGGATTTCGCGGAGGTCGTTTAGACCTAAACGGTAACAGCATCGCCTTTAAACGTATTCAAAACAGCGATAAACATGCTCGTATTGTAAACCACAATCGCGATCACATTTCTACCTTAATAATACAAGGTCAAGATCCTCTCACTAGTAATGATCTTATATGGGGAAAATGGGCAAGTAATAGCCCAGCAGACATTTACGAATATACCAATCCTTATCAAAATAAACGCAAAGATTACTTCCGTCTGAAAGGTAATTCGAGAGTATATTATCCAACGAATGCTACAAGTAACGATCACTGGGAATTTCTTTCCAGTAACCGCGAGCAAGCAATACAGAAAATCCTAGATGCCAAAAACTTAAGACAGCGCTATGACACGTTTAATGGTTTTATAGGGGAAGATGCTTCCAATAAAACTAATGGGATATTAAATGTCGTGTTTGATACAAAAACAGAAGTAAATACAGAACAAGATAAATTAAAGAATATCTACACAATGTCGGGAGGATTTAACCTTAATGGTGAACTCACCGTTAAAGGTGGTACATTGTTGCTTTCTGGTCACCCAACGCCACACGCTTATGATATTAAGAATAAGCATGATGTTGTGCGTGAAAACGATTGGCAAGACAGCCATTTTACTGCTAAAAATATCACGGTAAATAAAATGGCACAACTCTATATCGGGAGAAATGTCAATGAAGTAAATAGTCACTTTACTGCGACTGATAAAGCCAAACTCAATTTAGGATTTATTAATCGTTCAACGCCAAGTTGCTATGATTCTGAATACACAGGCACTACACATTGTGAAGTGCAAGCGGTCATTTCCGATAATATTTTTGCAAATCTAGCAACAACCGCCATTAAAGGTAATGTTAAATTACAAAACCATAGCCAATTAAATTTAGGCAAAGCAAACCTCACTGGTTCTGTACAAGCTGATCAAACAACTCATATCACTTTAGCAAATCACAGTCACTGGTTAAACAATGGTACGAGCCAGATTGGGCATCTTACAATGGAAAAAGGGTCGATCCTTAGCCTAAACGATAAATTTGCTACCACGGAAATCCCAGTCCGATTCAACAAGATGATCATCCAAGGTAATCTAAAAGGTAATGGACGAATTAACTATACCGCAAATTTAGCCAAGGGCGAATCTGATCATCTCCAAGTTGACGGTATTGCTGAAGGAAATTTTGTCCTTGCCGTTAGAAATAGCACAGCTGAAGCAAATCCAAAAAGCTCATTAAACCTACTAAGCTTAAAAAATAGTAACCAAGAAGGCAATAAAGTTTCTATTTCTCTAGAAAATAATTATGTTGATCTAGGTACTTATCGTTATGTATTAGAAAATCGTAATCACAATTACCATTTATTTAATCCATTAATACCAAATTCAACCTCTAAAGAGATGAATGCTACATCTGTATCCTCTATTCCAAAAAAGGAATCTGTTACTAATGTTCCTACTTTAGATAAGAAAGAAACTGAACAAAATCTTACTCAACTACAAAAAGATTTTTCAGCACACCAATTAGAAAATCAAAAAGCAAAACAATCTATGATAAATGCTCAATCTGAGCTAAAACGACTCAATTCACAACTGAATGTATTGCAAAAATATGTGAATTCTCGTCGCTTAGGTTACTATACTCAGCAGGCAGTTTTAGAACAAATTGGCATTATTCAAAATAAAATTAAACAAACACAAACAATATTTAATGACGCTAATGCAACTGTAAAACTCACAGATCAAAAGCTAGAAGAAGCCAAATTAGCTCTAGGCTCTGTAAACGATCTTGTATTAATAAAAGCCTCTGCTCCAGCAATGCAAGCAACTAATCAAGATACGAGTATGATGAATATTATTCAAGCAGATTGGATAAGCCAATACGCTAACACAGCACTTTCTGAACTCTCGGCACAGGCTAATTCTGCTCTGCAAATCAGTAATAGCTTAGATCGCCAACTCTTCAAGCAAAGCGATAAATTCAACGTATGGAGCAGCGTCGAACATCAGAAAACCGAGCATAAATCAGATTTATACCGCCCGTATAAACAACAAACCAACCTGACCCAACTGGGCATACAAATGCCGATAGATAACGGTTTAATGTTTGGAGTTGCATTATCTAAAAACCACGCTAACGCGGAATTTAACGAGGGTGTAAACGGTAAATCGAATCTACTAATGGCAAGCCTATATGGTAAGTGGCAATCTCAACAAGGCACTTTTATCAGCCTTGATGGCAGCTACGGTAAAGCAAAAAACCAACTCTACCTATTTGGTGAAAACCACTTTACCCGCCGAATTTCCTCTATTGGTGCTAACATTGGACATCAATTTGACCTCGCAGGAGTTCAAATTCAGCCAACAATAGGAGCAAGATACTACCATTTCAGCGGCCAAGACTATACACTAGGAGGAGCGAAAATCAGCTCACCAAATACCCACTTTATGACATACCAAGCGGGACTAAAAGCTAGTAAAACCTTTTCATTGGATGACTGGAAAGTTGAACCAAGCATTACAACCCACTATGTGGATGCAAGTAACAAACGCTTAGCAGTAAACGTCAATAATAACAATATCAACCAACGTTTCGGTCGCTATCTGAAAACCGAAGCTGGTATCCGATTTGAACATAACGAATGGCAATTCGACTTACATACTGGTTTCATCAATGGCAACGAAATCAAAAAACAACGTTTTTCTGGTGTTAAGCTAGGATATAGCTGGTAA
- a CDS encoding D-hexose-6-phosphate mutarotase produces the protein MNLSNPLKLIKYNELDVLEVNHNKCKAKIALQGAQLLSWQPYNAEQDVLWLSEIESFRIGSAIRGGIPICYPWFGSIKEPAHGTARIQEWCLVEHTCSDENVRLVFSLENKAKMEMMLGETCELYFTHLDPEPAQLALHSYFNIGDIENVEVQGLPTRCFDKLTNQEVDVPSPRRIDKNIDCIYAARPTNVIQDSVYQRSIVIEHNNATETVLWNPWHKSTSGMSENAYQKMVCVETARLNTLLQPNEVVSVKIAIQ, from the coding sequence ATGAACTTGAGCAATCCATTAAAATTAATCAAATATAATGAATTAGACGTGCTAGAAGTTAATCACAATAAATGCAAAGCTAAAATTGCATTACAAGGCGCACAATTGCTAAGTTGGCAGCCGTATAATGCAGAGCAAGATGTACTGTGGTTAAGTGAGATAGAATCGTTTAGAATTGGCTCTGCGATTCGTGGCGGTATACCAATTTGTTATCCGTGGTTTGGTTCAATAAAAGAGCCTGCTCACGGCACCGCTCGCATTCAAGAATGGTGTTTAGTTGAGCATACTTGTTCTGATGAAAATGTCCGTTTAGTATTCTCCTTAGAGAATAAAGCGAAAATGGAAATGATGTTAGGCGAAACTTGTGAGTTATATTTTACCCATTTAGATCCAGAACCAGCACAACTTGCTTTGCACTCTTATTTTAATATTGGTGATATTGAAAACGTGGAAGTGCAAGGTTTGCCAACGCGTTGTTTTGATAAATTAACGAATCAAGAAGTTGATGTGCCTTCTCCCCGCCGTATAGATAAAAATATAGATTGTATTTATGCCGCTAGACCAACAAATGTGATTCAAGACTCTGTCTATCAGAGATCAATTGTGATTGAGCATAATAATGCAACGGAAACAGTTTTGTGGAACCCTTGGCATAAATCAACAAGCGGAATGAGCGAAAACGCCTATCAAAAAATGGTTTGTGTAGAAACTGCGCGGTTGAATACATTACTCCAGCCAAACGAAGTGGTAAGCGTCAAAATTGCTATTCAATAA
- a CDS encoding amino acid ABC transporter ATP-binding protein → MIKIRNIHKTFGQNTILRGIDLDIQKGQVVVILGPSGSGKTTFLRCLNALEMPEQGTITFTDNTPLVVDFAKKPSKKDILALRRKSGMVFQNYNLFPHKTSLENVMEGPVFVQQQAVEIAKQNAKRLLAKVGLSDKADLYPFQLSGGQQQRVGIARALAIQPDLMLFDEPTSALDPELVQDVLNTMKELANEGWTMVVVTHEIKFALDVADIVVVMDGGEIVEQASPQQLFKNPQHERTKRFLHQIRADK, encoded by the coding sequence ATGATAAAAATCCGTAATATTCACAAAACCTTCGGGCAAAATACTATTTTGCGAGGCATTGATTTAGATATTCAAAAAGGGCAAGTGGTGGTCATTCTGGGCCCATCTGGCTCAGGAAAAACAACTTTTCTACGCTGTTTAAATGCCTTAGAAATGCCAGAACAAGGCACCATAACATTTACCGATAATACGCCGCTAGTAGTTGATTTTGCGAAAAAACCAAGTAAAAAAGATATTTTAGCACTACGGCGTAAATCAGGTATGGTATTCCAAAACTATAACCTCTTCCCACACAAAACCTCTCTGGAAAATGTGATGGAAGGCCCTGTCTTTGTACAACAACAAGCGGTCGAAATTGCTAAACAAAATGCAAAACGCTTACTCGCAAAAGTTGGGCTATCAGATAAAGCTGATCTCTACCCATTCCAGTTATCTGGCGGACAACAACAGCGAGTCGGTATTGCTCGTGCATTAGCCATTCAGCCAGATTTAATGCTATTTGATGAGCCCACTTCCGCCCTTGATCCTGAATTAGTGCAAGATGTATTAAACACAATGAAAGAACTGGCCAATGAAGGCTGGACAATGGTTGTAGTTACCCACGAAATAAAATTTGCCCTTGATGTCGCAGATATCGTTGTGGTAATGGATGGCGGTGAAATTGTCGAACAAGCCTCACCACAACAATTATTTAAAAACCCACAACACGAGCGAACAAAACGTTTCCTACATCAAATTCGTGCGGATAAATAA
- a CDS encoding amino acid ABC transporter permease — protein MLNDLLLSIPFMTQARVDLVLSGFWPMVKAAFLVSIPLAIASFIIGMLIAVSVALVRISPSTSILHSLLLLFVKSYISIIRGTPMLVQICIVFYGLPAIGIFIDPIPAAIIGFSLNIGAYGSETIRASILSVPKGQWEAGYTIGMSYMQTFRRIIAPQAFRVAVPPLSNSFIGLFKDTSLASIVTVTEMFRVAQQVANMSYDFLPVYIEAAIIYWCFCWVLFLIQAKLEVRFNRFVAK, from the coding sequence ATGTTAAACGATCTGTTACTCTCTATTCCCTTTATGACTCAAGCCCGTGTAGATTTAGTACTCAGTGGCTTCTGGCCAATGGTAAAAGCTGCATTTTTGGTCTCTATTCCGCTGGCGATTGCCTCATTTATCATCGGTATGCTTATTGCAGTGAGCGTAGCATTGGTACGAATTAGCCCTTCTACAAGCATTTTACACAGCCTACTACTTTTGTTTGTAAAAAGCTATATCTCGATTATTCGAGGCACACCTATGTTGGTACAGATCTGTATCGTATTTTACGGCTTACCTGCGATTGGCATTTTTATCGATCCTATTCCAGCAGCAATTATAGGCTTCTCGCTGAACATTGGTGCTTATGGTTCAGAAACTATTCGTGCCTCAATTTTGTCTGTACCAAAAGGTCAATGGGAGGCAGGCTACACCATCGGTATGAGCTATATGCAAACTTTCCGCCGCATTATTGCTCCTCAAGCATTCCGAGTTGCCGTTCCACCTTTAAGCAATTCTTTTATTGGACTATTTAAAGATACCTCACTTGCCTCAATCGTAACTGTAACTGAAATGTTCCGCGTTGCACAACAAGTGGCAAATATGTCGTATGATTTTTTACCCGTTTATATTGAAGCTGCAATTATCTACTGGTGCTTCTGTTGGGTGCTATTCTTAATTCAGGCAAAATTAGAAGTTCGCTTTAACCGCTTCGTAGCAAAGTAA
- a CDS encoding beta-ketoacyl-ACP synthase III, with translation MNSKILATGSYLPSQIRTNADLEKMVDTSDEWIVTRSGIRERRIATAEETVATMGAKAAQQALEMAKMDANEIGLIVVGTTTNSHAFPSAACQIQGLLNIQDAIAFDVAAACTGFVYALSIADQFMRNGQVKKALVIGSDINSRMLDETDRSTVVLFGDGAGAIILEASEEQGVISTHLHASPDLENNLTLKSQKRGEERSGFIEMQGNSTFKIAVNQLSSVVEETLEANNLQKSDLDWLIPHQANLRIITATAKKLEMEMNQVVVTLDKYANTSAATVPVALDEAVRDGRIKRGQLLLLEAFGGGWTWGSALVKF, from the coding sequence ATGAACAGCAAAATTTTAGCAACGGGAAGCTATTTACCAAGCCAGATACGCACCAATGCTGATTTAGAAAAAATGGTGGATACGTCTGATGAGTGGATTGTTACTCGTTCAGGCATTCGTGAACGCCGTATTGCCACAGCTGAGGAAACTGTTGCTACAATGGGGGCGAAAGCAGCTCAACAAGCCTTAGAAATGGCAAAAATGGATGCTAATGAAATTGGTTTAATTGTGGTGGGAACTACCACCAATTCGCACGCTTTCCCGAGTGCGGCGTGCCAAATTCAAGGTTTACTGAACATTCAAGATGCTATTGCGTTTGATGTGGCAGCAGCTTGTACGGGGTTTGTATATGCGTTAAGCATTGCCGATCAATTTATGCGTAATGGACAAGTAAAAAAAGCGTTAGTCATTGGTTCAGACATCAATTCCAGAATGCTAGACGAAACGGACCGTAGCACAGTTGTATTATTTGGTGATGGAGCGGGTGCAATCATTTTAGAAGCAAGTGAAGAGCAGGGGGTTATTTCAACCCACTTACACGCTTCGCCAGATTTAGAAAATAATCTTACGTTAAAAAGTCAAAAACGAGGTGAAGAGCGTTCAGGCTTTATTGAAATGCAAGGCAATTCAACTTTTAAAATTGCAGTGAACCAGCTTTCAAGTGTAGTAGAAGAAACCTTAGAAGCAAATAATTTACAAAAGTCAGATCTGGATTGGCTTATTCCACATCAAGCAAATTTACGCATTATTACCGCCACAGCGAAAAAATTAGAGATGGAAATGAATCAAGTCGTTGTCACCTTGGATAAATACGCGAATACCAGTGCGGCAACAGTGCCTGTTGCACTTGATGAAGCCGTGCGTGATGGCCGCATAAAACGTGGTCAATTATTACTCCTCGAGGCTTTCGGTGGCGGTTGGACTTGGGGTTCTGCATTAGTTAAGTTTTAA
- the mobA gene encoding molybdenum cofactor guanylyltransferase MobA, which produces MEECVSAVILAGGLARRMNGVEKGLQLFEDKPLISHILKRLSPQVSDIWLNVNRSIEQYQQLYPDFPYYQDSLPDFQGPLSGMLAGFEQIESDYLLFVPCDTPFMPELLLQKLKTALRINNAQIAYAHDGERPHPTFALIHRSVQEDLKAYLGSNQQRLLAFFQSQKSVAVDFSEQKLAFTNFNTLEDLSRPSPFPVKTLAITGYSGTGKTTLLEKLMPKLTACGIRVGLIKHSHHNVDVDKKGKDSYRLREAGANPTMIVCDERWALMVETKQAVEFSQLIAKFNPQEIDLIFVEGFKHETLPKIQLHRKGIVQPLPDLDQWTIATATDYSLDRENWLDINNIGEIADFIKNWLENKAS; this is translated from the coding sequence ATGGAAGAGTGCGTTTCAGCTGTAATTTTAGCCGGTGGATTAGCTCGTCGAATGAATGGAGTAGAAAAAGGATTACAACTTTTTGAAGACAAACCATTGATTTCACACATTTTAAAGCGGCTTTCACCGCAAGTAAGCGATATTTGGCTTAATGTCAATCGCTCTATTGAGCAATATCAGCAGCTTTATCCTGATTTTCCTTACTATCAAGATAGCTTGCCTGATTTTCAAGGTCCACTCAGTGGAATGCTGGCAGGATTTGAGCAAATTGAAAGTGACTATTTGCTTTTTGTGCCTTGCGATACGCCCTTTATGCCTGAGCTGTTATTGCAAAAATTAAAAACTGCTTTGCGGATAAATAACGCACAAATTGCATATGCCCATGATGGTGAGCGTCCACATCCCACTTTTGCGTTGATTCATCGTTCGGTACAAGAAGATTTGAAAGCCTATTTAGGCTCAAACCAACAGCGATTGCTTGCATTCTTCCAATCACAAAAAAGCGTGGCAGTTGATTTTTCCGAACAAAAATTAGCATTCACCAACTTTAATACACTTGAGGATTTAAGTCGACCAAGCCCGTTTCCTGTTAAAACCCTTGCCATTACTGGTTACAGTGGCACAGGTAAAACAACCTTATTGGAAAAATTAATGCCGAAATTGACCGCTTGTGGCATTCGAGTTGGGCTAATTAAGCACTCTCATCACAATGTTGATGTGGATAAAAAAGGCAAGGATAGCTACAGACTGCGTGAGGCAGGGGCAAACCCTACGATGATTGTGTGCGATGAACGCTGGGCATTAATGGTGGAAACCAAACAAGCGGTCGAATTTTCGCAATTAATTGCAAAATTCAATCCGCAAGAAATTGATTTAATTTTTGTGGAAGGCTTTAAGCACGAAACTTTGCCCAAAATTCAGCTACACCGTAAGGGCATTGTTCAGCCGTTGCCTGATTTAGATCAATGGACAATTGCGACAGCAACAGATTATTCGCTTGATAGAGAAAATTGGTTAGATATTAATAATATTGGGGAAATAGCAGATTTTATTAAGAATTGGTTAGAAAATAAGGCAAGTTAG